A portion of the uncultured Draconibacterium sp. genome contains these proteins:
- a CDS encoding DUF4982 domain-containing protein translates to MVHEPIPEGYIEASNGWSWPYEFPIWNWEGNEGKPMQVRVFTKAPKVSLELNGEVIGEKLLTTKDKYTAVFEVPYQPGELKAIAIEDGKEIATKVLKTAGKPVAIRLTADRTKLKADRNDLSFIKIEVIDENGQLVPKDSIKINLTISGNGELAASGKANPIDMGSVNNQVINTYKGKAQAIIRPFSTSGKIIIKAESEGLRSEELDLNIMKSSLGS, encoded by the coding sequence GTGGTACATGAACCAATTCCGGAAGGTTACATTGAAGCATCAAATGGTTGGAGCTGGCCTTATGAATTCCCCATCTGGAATTGGGAAGGAAATGAAGGGAAACCTATGCAGGTGAGAGTTTTCACAAAAGCACCAAAGGTTAGTCTCGAGTTGAATGGGGAAGTAATAGGAGAGAAGTTATTAACAACCAAAGATAAATATACGGCAGTTTTTGAAGTCCCATACCAACCAGGCGAACTTAAAGCTATTGCAATTGAGGATGGGAAAGAAATAGCTACAAAGGTTTTGAAAACTGCTGGCAAGCCTGTGGCAATCAGGTTGACAGCTGACCGTACTAAACTAAAAGCTGATCGTAATGATCTTTCTTTTATAAAAATTGAGGTTATAGATGAAAATGGGCAACTTGTACCAAAGGATTCTATAAAAATTAATTTAACAATATCCGGAAATGGAGAACTGGCTGCTTCGGGCAAAGCAAACCCAATTGATATGGGAAGTGTTAACAACCAAGTAATAAATACCTACAAAGGCAAAGCACAGGCTATTATTCGTCCATTCTCGACGTCTGGAAAAATAATTATAAAAGCGGAATCAGAAGGATTACGAAGCGAAGAGCTTGATTTAAACATTATGAAATCATCACTCGGATCGTAG
- a CDS encoding AraC family transcriptional regulator: protein MHATYEKLVVDENSLFHFQEFKQERFTSPFHIHDEFELILVNKSHGKLYVGNQVTNFSDGDVFLFAPDIPHCFHNTKGFELEGELAHAVVVQFKSDFLGEDFFNKTEAYKLKELTGLAKSGILFTNPSKRIIQRIKELGKTNNLQKLGYLLFILSELANTKNYKLLTSGQIIHNISESQNINEVIKYVAENFQREISLAKAAEIANMQKAAFCRYFKRRTKKKFMEFVNETRIAHAQKLLIETDKNILEVAYECGYESSSYFYRIFKKYHNVSPVNYRKQIRNRYE from the coding sequence ATGCATGCTACATATGAAAAATTAGTAGTTGATGAAAACAGTCTATTCCATTTTCAGGAATTCAAACAAGAACGTTTCACCTCGCCATTCCACATTCATGATGAGTTTGAACTTATTCTCGTAAACAAAAGTCATGGGAAGTTATATGTAGGCAATCAAGTGACTAACTTTTCAGATGGTGATGTATTTTTATTTGCGCCGGATATACCACATTGCTTTCACAATACAAAGGGTTTTGAACTTGAAGGAGAATTGGCACATGCTGTTGTTGTACAGTTTAAATCTGACTTTTTGGGAGAAGATTTCTTTAATAAAACAGAAGCCTACAAGTTGAAAGAATTAACAGGACTGGCAAAATCTGGGATTCTTTTTACAAATCCTTCCAAAAGAATAATCCAGAGAATTAAAGAACTGGGTAAAACAAATAACCTGCAAAAATTGGGATACCTGCTGTTTATTTTAAGCGAACTGGCCAATACCAAAAACTATAAGCTTTTAACATCGGGACAGATTATTCATAACATATCAGAATCACAAAATATAAATGAGGTCATTAAATATGTTGCGGAGAATTTTCAAAGGGAAATAAGTCTCGCCAAGGCTGCCGAAATCGCAAATATGCAAAAAGCAGCATTTTGCCGGTATTTTAAGCGAAGAACCAAAAAGAAATTTATGGAGTTTGTGAATGAAACACGGATCGCCCATGCCCAAAAGCTACTAATAGAAACAGATAAAAATATCCTTGAAGTTGCCTATGAATGTGGTTATGAATCCTCATCATATTTTTATCGCATCTTTAAAAAATACCACAATGTATCGCCGGTTAACTACAGAAAGCAGATACGAAATCGATATGAGTAA
- a CDS encoding class II fructose-bisphosphate aldolase has product MKTSDMNVKDIMQMSLENGIVIPGFNIPHLPMMEPVVKALEDTETFGLIMVARLEWIKFQSRSIKAICEEYQILKNENFTRLHLDHIPVIDEDNKKVDFVKDISEAIELGYDSVMVDGSRLSLEENIMCTEEVVDLAHQVNIPVEAELGAVMGHEKGPLPPYEELFASAKGFTSPEEAKKFVDETGVDWLSVAIGNIHGAISEARKEKKQEARLSIQHLDLINQTVKRPLVLHGGTGIRKEYLMESFKNGISKINIATAIRQPYERMIGKSVKAAQDAVYVEMMALIHNQLEIAGTAQKLSDL; this is encoded by the coding sequence ATGAAAACGTCAGATATGAATGTTAAGGATATCATGCAAATGTCCTTGGAAAACGGAATTGTCATTCCCGGATTCAATATCCCCCACTTACCGATGATGGAACCGGTTGTGAAAGCCTTGGAAGACACTGAGACTTTTGGTCTTATTATGGTTGCGCGTCTAGAGTGGATAAAGTTTCAATCGCGCAGTATAAAAGCGATTTGTGAAGAATATCAAATATTGAAAAATGAAAATTTCACACGCCTGCATTTAGACCATATTCCCGTGATTGATGAAGACAATAAAAAGGTTGATTTTGTTAAGGACATTTCCGAGGCAATAGAGTTAGGTTACGACTCTGTGATGGTTGATGGTTCGCGTTTATCGCTCGAAGAAAATATCATGTGTACAGAAGAAGTAGTTGATTTGGCTCATCAGGTCAATATTCCTGTAGAGGCAGAATTGGGTGCAGTAATGGGACACGAAAAGGGACCATTGCCTCCATATGAAGAACTTTTTGCATCGGCAAAAGGATTTACTTCGCCTGAAGAGGCAAAGAAATTTGTTGATGAAACAGGTGTTGACTGGTTATCTGTAGCTATTGGCAATATTCACGGGGCAATTTCGGAAGCCAGAAAAGAGAAAAAGCAGGAAGCCCGGCTGTCGATTCAACATTTAGATTTAATCAATCAAACTGTTAAAAGACCTTTAGTATTACACGGAGGTACCGGTATACGAAAAGAATACCTGATGGAGTCGTTTAAAAACGGTATCTCAAAAATCAATATTGCAACTGCTATTCGGCAACCTTATGAAAGAATGATTGGGAAATCAGTGAAAGCTGCCCAGGATGCAGTCTATGTTGAAATGATGGCTCTTATTCACAACCAGTTAGAGATTGCCGGTACAGCCCAAAAACTTTCAGATTTATAA
- a CDS encoding FGGY-family carbohydrate kinase, with translation MSYIGIDIGTSGCKAVVFDNDGIELASSYREYTVLRPFENWAELNSEDVLSKCFEVIKEVNSKVSVPVVAMGISSQGEAFTPVGENGKIIGNAMVSSDSRAVDLIPEFSNTFGEEKLYSITGHTSHPLFTLFKLIWVKQNQPKIWEDARYFLCFEDLLHLKLGIQPHISWPMAGRTMLFDVIKHEWSDDILSVIGLDKSRLANPVPSGQIVGKIEESKARELGFQNEVAVVSGGHDQTVAALGAGIVNPGSCMYATGTVECFCPILSKPTFSEQLRKNNLCCYDYTVDGSYTTVAYSLTGGNILKWVRNELGYEEKQKAETLDGNAYTFLLEKMPDDPTKLLVLPYFSATGTPYFDTKAKGAIIGLQHSTTKGEITKALLEGVALEMKLNLQLMEESGMCIDSFVATGGGTKNNAWTQLKADVLNKKVIVRNVNEAGCYGAALLAQSAVSDVPVKGLIRSFSQSDKVFQPDPVKAKEYEKKFESYKNLYPALKQFWSVNK, from the coding sequence GTGAGCTATATCGGTATTGATATTGGTACAAGTGGATGTAAAGCAGTTGTATTTGACAACGATGGTATTGAATTAGCTTCCAGCTATCGTGAATACACTGTTTTGCGTCCTTTTGAGAATTGGGCAGAACTGAATTCAGAAGATGTCCTGTCCAAATGTTTCGAGGTAATAAAAGAGGTGAATTCCAAGGTGAGTGTGCCAGTAGTAGCTATGGGGATTTCAAGCCAGGGAGAAGCATTTACGCCTGTTGGAGAAAACGGAAAAATAATCGGGAACGCCATGGTTTCATCAGATTCGCGGGCTGTTGATTTAATTCCTGAGTTTTCCAACACGTTTGGGGAAGAGAAATTGTATTCAATAACCGGACATACTTCTCATCCACTCTTTACGCTGTTCAAACTTATATGGGTAAAACAAAACCAACCAAAGATTTGGGAAGATGCCCGGTACTTTTTATGTTTTGAAGATTTATTGCATCTTAAACTGGGGATTCAGCCTCATATAAGCTGGCCCATGGCTGGCAGAACAATGCTTTTTGATGTAATAAAGCACGAATGGAGTGATGACATTCTTTCTGTTATTGGACTCGATAAATCGCGTTTGGCAAATCCCGTTCCTTCAGGACAGATCGTCGGTAAAATCGAAGAGTCAAAAGCCAGAGAGCTTGGATTTCAAAATGAAGTAGCTGTAGTTTCCGGTGGTCACGACCAGACAGTCGCCGCATTGGGAGCAGGCATTGTTAATCCGGGATCTTGTATGTATGCAACAGGTACGGTAGAATGTTTTTGTCCTATTCTAAGTAAACCCACTTTTTCAGAGCAATTAAGGAAGAACAATTTATGTTGTTATGATTACACCGTTGATGGGAGTTATACAACAGTTGCTTACAGCCTTACCGGAGGTAATATCCTGAAATGGGTAAGAAATGAATTGGGATATGAAGAAAAGCAGAAGGCTGAAACACTGGATGGAAATGCCTATACCTTCCTTCTGGAAAAAATGCCCGATGATCCAACTAAGTTATTAGTGCTTCCTTATTTCTCGGCAACAGGCACACCCTATTTCGATACCAAAGCAAAAGGAGCCATAATTGGCTTACAGCACAGTACAACCAAGGGTGAAATTACCAAAGCATTACTTGAGGGAGTTGCTTTGGAAATGAAGCTTAATTTGCAGTTAATGGAAGAATCCGGAATGTGCATTGACTCTTTTGTTGCAACCGGAGGCGGAACCAAAAACAATGCCTGGACTCAGCTAAAAGCCGATGTTTTGAATAAAAAGGTAATTGTTCGAAATGTAAATGAAGCTGGTTGTTATGGAGCTGCTTTACTTGCCCAAAGTGCTGTGTCAGACGTTCCTGTAAAAGGACTAATTAGATCGTTTAGCCAGTCGGATAAGGTTTTTCAACCCGACCCGGTGAAAGCCAAAGAATACGAGAAAAAATTTGAGAGTTACAAAAACCTGTACCCGGCTTTAAAACAGTTTTGGAGTGTTAACAAGTAA
- a CDS encoding aldose 1-epimerase family protein → MDLNEKLKYIGNINQLWGVRPYELSDGWARKMRAFDVNAGCGLLYTVLPDRGMDISLASFKGNNLVYLTCNGETSPTYYEPEGIGWLHTFSGGLLTTCGLTHLGPPSLDDGENLGLHGRYSTIPARQVADCSSWVGDEYHIKLRGIIEEGRLFGNKLRLEREILSVVGQNSIEITDTITNFGNKPSPYTILYHMNLGYPLLSEKSELEIKPLDTSPRDESALSGLNDFRQFIEPQENYNEQVFFHKMKGNQDGFTQASLLNIELGIRLNIIFNVNQLPFLTEWKMMGYGEYVLGLEPCNVFVKSRKLLREEGELPYLKPQEFVTNKVVISIEELKG, encoded by the coding sequence ATGGATTTAAACGAAAAACTAAAATATATTGGTAATATTAACCAGTTATGGGGCGTTCGCCCATATGAGTTAAGCGACGGCTGGGCACGCAAAATGAGGGCTTTTGATGTAAATGCCGGATGTGGCCTTCTATACACCGTGTTACCGGACAGGGGAATGGACATCTCTTTGGCCTCATTCAAAGGAAATAACCTGGTCTATTTAACCTGCAACGGTGAAACCAGTCCGACTTACTACGAACCGGAAGGAATAGGTTGGTTGCATACTTTTAGTGGGGGCTTATTAACTACCTGTGGCCTCACACATTTGGGGCCTCCATCGCTAGATGATGGCGAGAACCTTGGATTGCATGGACGTTACTCTACCATTCCGGCCAGGCAGGTTGCCGATTGTTCAAGCTGGGTTGGCGATGAATACCATATAAAACTTAGAGGAATCATTGAAGAAGGTCGTCTGTTCGGAAATAAACTCAGGTTAGAAAGAGAGATTTTATCCGTAGTCGGTCAAAATAGTATTGAGATCACAGATACCATTACCAATTTTGGGAACAAACCTTCTCCTTATACCATATTGTATCACATGAATTTAGGCTATCCACTATTATCTGAGAAATCGGAATTGGAAATTAAACCGCTGGATACTTCACCGAGGGATGAAAGTGCTCTTTCTGGTCTAAATGATTTTCGTCAATTTATCGAACCACAGGAGAATTACAATGAACAGGTATTTTTCCATAAAATGAAAGGTAATCAGGATGGTTTCACCCAGGCCAGCCTATTAAATATAGAACTTGGTATTCGGTTAAATATAATATTCAATGTGAACCAGCTTCCATTTCTTACCGAATGGAAAATGATGGGCTATGGAGAATATGTTCTTGGATTGGAACCTTGTAATGTTTTTGTGAAATCAAGAAAACTACTTCGGGAAGAAGGCGAACTGCCCTATCTGAAGCCACAGGAATTTGTAACAAATAAAGTAGTAATCAGCATTGAAGAATTAAAAGGGTGA
- a CDS encoding RteC domain-containing protein, whose product MNRHSYKETIRSLEETLTQLKTQAQDFVELTEKAMGLCDSVMSKFRVSVLKYGFSSEEEEIHFFKHVKPKIESRFIFYTELFILEAHRPDGECKVQVKYLQNEIAKLCTYQKDNWELYQYYKRNKTDLDLIYFLRGNLDLRVHEDNISCHSDPNFSTGYDRTLARIMANEQLKKYISNEIKKLKGNQEFVSNLYWTNPNIDALEIVYSLFLANAINNGKASRIEIARAFEKMFNIKFKDIYGTFKEMRGRNDQISFLKHLIEVLQKRMDDMDE is encoded by the coding sequence ATGAATCGACATTCGTATAAAGAAACAATTAGATCTCTGGAAGAAACCTTAACCCAGTTAAAAACACAGGCCCAAGACTTTGTAGAGCTAACCGAAAAAGCAATGGGGCTTTGTGATAGTGTCATGTCAAAATTCAGGGTTTCGGTGCTAAAATATGGCTTCAGCTCGGAGGAAGAAGAAATTCATTTTTTCAAACATGTTAAACCCAAGATAGAAAGTAGGTTCATTTTTTATACCGAACTATTTATTTTGGAGGCACACCGGCCAGATGGTGAGTGTAAGGTGCAGGTTAAATATTTGCAAAATGAAATTGCAAAGCTCTGTACTTATCAAAAGGATAACTGGGAGCTTTACCAATATTATAAAAGGAATAAAACAGATTTGGATCTTATCTATTTTTTAAGAGGTAATCTGGACTTACGAGTTCATGAGGATAATATTTCGTGTCACAGTGATCCCAATTTTAGTACCGGATACGATAGAACGCTGGCTAGAATAATGGCTAACGAACAACTCAAAAAATATATCAGTAATGAGATTAAAAAACTAAAAGGGAACCAAGAGTTTGTCAGTAATCTATACTGGACGAATCCTAATATTGATGCATTGGAAATAGTGTATTCACTTTTCCTGGCTAATGCTATTAATAATGGAAAGGCTAGCCGAATTGAAATTGCCCGTGCCTTTGAAAAAATGTTCAATATCAAATTCAAGGATATTTACGGCACCTTTAAAGAAATGCGGGGCAGAAATGATCAGATTAGTTTTCTGAAACATTTAATCGAAGTCTTACAAAAGCGAATGGATGATATGGATGAATAA
- a CDS encoding helix-turn-helix domain-containing protein, translating to MPTEIVTTDDLREFKLELIKEIKQLFAAHHGQPTKKWLKSYEVRKLLNISPGTLQNMRVNGTLAFTKIGGVIFYDSEEIQKMMAENRVQNRFEFGRKK from the coding sequence ATGCCAACAGAAATAGTAACTACCGACGATCTTCGGGAATTCAAACTCGAATTAATCAAAGAAATCAAACAACTCTTCGCGGCCCATCACGGGCAACCTACCAAAAAATGGTTAAAATCCTACGAAGTTCGTAAACTGCTAAACATCTCGCCGGGTACACTCCAGAACATGCGCGTTAACGGCACTCTAGCCTTTACCAAAATTGGCGGTGTGATCTTCTACGACAGTGAAGAAATCCAGAAAATGATGGCTGAAAACCGGGTGCAAAACCGTTTTGAATTTGGGCGAAAAAAATGA